The Polyangium mundeleinium genome contains the following window.
GGAGATCGTCGCGCCCCTCCCGGCCCCGGCCCCCGCGCTCGTCCTCGTCCCCGATCCCCCCGTGCTGGAGCTGCTCGCGAGCGAGCCCGAGCCCGCGGAAGGGCCCGAGGCTACGGATTCCGCTTGATCACGCCGCAGCCAATCCGAGCGCCTGCATTGCCGGTGGGCTGCGTGGTGAAATCGTCCGGGTCCGCGTGCACCATGAATGCGTGGTTCAACACGTCCGTCGACGACGACTCGTCCCCGAGGGTCCACAGATCCGTTCGAAGCGAGAGCGACGCCTTTCCCGTCGCGTCCGCCGTCACGTTGCCAATGTCGCCACGGTGAAACGGCGGCGTCCCCCACTTCCCGTGCGCCTCGTTCGTCGGGTTCCAGTGCCCCATTGCATTGTTTCCGTCCATGCCGCAGTCAGGCATCTCGTGGATGTGCACCGCGTGAACCCCGGGCTTGAGGCCATTCAACTGGAGCGTGAGCTCGACTTGCCCATTCTCCGCGGTGAACGCGGCCAGCCCCATCACGCTCTGGCCCGTCGACGGCGTGATTTCCGCCGTGGCCCTCTTCCTCTCCTTGACGCCTTGAGACGCCCCGTCGACGTCGTCGCTGCACCCGCAGAGCACCACCAGGACACACGTGCCCAAGACCGCGAAAGGATGACCTTTCTTCGTCACGTACCCCTCCCCTGCCGTTGGTCCTCCAAGCATCTTGCCTGGAAATCTCGCGCATCATGGCGCGTCCTCCGGGCTCGGCAAGCGTGGTTTCGTGGGCCCGATCGCTCCTCGAAGGTGTAGCCAAGGAACACCCGGGAACGGTAACATCCGGCCTCGTATGCGAATGTGTCCGGAGTGCCGTGCGAGCTACGAGGACGACGTGCCCGTATGCCCGGCGCACGACGCGGCGCTCGTATCGCCCGATTT
Protein-coding sequences here:
- a CDS encoding superoxide dismutase family protein, whose translation is MTKKGHPFAVLGTCVLVVLCGCSDDVDGASQGVKERKRATAEITPSTGQSVMGLAAFTAENGQVELTLQLNGLKPGVHAVHIHEMPDCGMDGNNAMGHWNPTNEAHGKWGTPPFHRGDIGNVTADATGKASLSLRTDLWTLGDESSSTDVLNHAFMVHADPDDFTTQPTGNAGARIGCGVIKRNP